A window of Phaseolus vulgaris cultivar G19833 chromosome 4, P. vulgaris v2.0, whole genome shotgun sequence genomic DNA:
TATGATACAAAAGTTTATCATTCCATTAAATGAGTGGCAGGTACCTTCAGCAACTGCCATTTGAACATCTTCCATGCTTATCAAACCATTCTGAATGGCGTCCTTTTGCTCCTGAAGAGTGAAAAAGCAAATTGTGAGAATTGAGAGTGTGAAGGATAGAAAGAGAAAGCGTGTGGAGTACCCGGCGCCATTTTTTGAAGAGCTTGCGCTTTCGTTTTCCTGATAGAGAAACGGGTTGCTCCCTGATCTTGAGCTTGGCGGTGTAAGGGTCTCCGTGAAGGTGTCTCTTCTTCTCAGCTACCAGAGCTCTCCTTCGCTTCTGCACCACATTGAACTTCGCCATCACAAACAccaaaccctaaacctaaaccTAATTCCCTTTATTCTcttcttttataatttaaattgaatttaaataatacctcattttgttttttcaaaaagataaatgatgtattttatttaatatgatGTATTGTGCATATAGTATtctatattgtttatttttcaatatagaaacaactaaattcaatataaaataatcatttttcttttgaaaaaaaaatgaaaatgattcTTTCCTTCTAAATTAACAATAAGGACAAAGACTAAATCCTTCAATTGAATATAAGGAATTTTgatgataaatttgtaattaaaattgaGTTTTATAATCTTTTTCAATTGCGCCTTGTAAACCTTTTCACCATATCTTATTTATTCTAAAAGTGTTTTATGGTCTTATattctatttaatttaatatttattatacattttgttttaattatagtgtattaatattcatactcttttttattttttataatttaaactcAATTTAATTAcacaattaaatatatttttaatttttatgatttaaaGGCATATTTATTCAGATTCGAAACTATCTGACATCACTTATTCATGTTctttttgtaataaaataactCTAAACTTTGACAATGCGGCCTCGTCATAAAATTTGCAATTTGATTTTTCTAATCCGTCCCACATAAGAGTTGTTCCGCAGGTCTGCGGGTCAACTcgcataagaaatatttattaaaaagaatatataaattttgattttttttttatatttagatgcattaggtaaatagtctcataatattattttcatgaaacaTTCATAATAAGATgatattaaaaatttcaaaatgtgaaatatgagactacaggaaaaaaatataggggtgtagaaaaaaattatacattttaaaattatgcaGATTATGCAGACCAACCCATATCATTCTACACTTAACCTACGCGGACTGCAAATTACGCAAAACGGATATAAACAAGTCAACCGGTTGAAATAACCAACCGCCCCGATTTTTTTCACGAACCGCGCAGGTGCAGGGGCACGGTTCGCGCCACCCTACTCTAAACAATAATTCTCTAGAGAGGGAAAATTctcatttgttatttttattcaaaaaaaaaaagcttttaTCATAGTATTTATTGTAAATGCCTTTATTGATTTTGAATTATagtgtttataatttttaatgttaaaaaagTCAAATATATAAACATGATTGATgtgattcttttttttaataatattatattatttatttatttaattctaataaataaataaaaaatattaataaaaaattgatatgaatTGTGTTAGATACataattagttatatttttata
This region includes:
- the LOC137836631 gene encoding uncharacterized protein, with translation MAKFNVVQKRRRALVAEKKRHLHGDPYTAKLKIREQPVSLSGKRKRKLFKKWRREQKDAIQNGLISMEDVQMAVAEGDTKDTPKPSVMVRLKKTVKVKVPKKKHKGKNKGKSDVPAADTSADAMVE